In Bacteroidia bacterium, a genomic segment contains:
- a CDS encoding baseplate J/gp47 family protein, protein MNKISSTYKNPLRRDGTSQDQRLLDGLRADFVRVDEKEIQDWLLYTRQYAGLVQYYNTQNQPEGNWQTFIENDISTLVAMVSSTGAEAYRSRFETQVKAAEKSVNQPDDSAKAFAGILVSLFEIAQTLNLWYQKSIPGLSLHKTLDRQIQSRLEYAFAETLQWLIQGRSLGLPMKAAGLPDVNLDRLTRTWPNGDLPVEEKPFLWGIPETKRQIYRETAKLEGLFRRFYEVMAAMIHQAPEFLEETFAAYPEHQPHMALFLAFLNLMKIARDHMNSLTKRHLDFYFKEVLQLKNRPEDPDEVHLIFTLANNFNSHLIPENTTFDAGADDNGADRIYAANEEVVVNRAIIDPEVGLRTLFIRKNFDPPIEVSTNPGEAVAEFTIENIYAAPDADSSNGLGGVLPADFPTWELMGSENMPFAETGFAIASPMLLLGEGTRTIRMVFQFRNLAATVAKYGRSRIKSELGNNVKIYLSGEKDWVVVENRVVDILTDIPFLSESAGSEETLGEVIFELSLGVDVPAIVPYSEEIHQRGLEARFPVALFIFDNRGLSTLGDLDLNLRGGVAVYASDAEYLKGEFISFDNAIFKANADVIGIPPGDANAYLWSKINIDAPDPWQVRNRSTDAPYMPGDVVSYGPEKYRTNAKVWDLNPTIQVKIWESGPLGNIGFDPAKTYIAREYVSFENWLYQAKVLVPAIAPSLSPSWRKTPDYVANNTPLVKGEINFLPSASAYFVLLADEASGIEPGSAADILIWQQIKAYENAPAQLYKKDDVILVEGPKFYRARAGSKGIAPGSNSNGWGPMDGYVSGTSYQPNDTVVFKDKLYKATVANQGVSPEGISGVWAEAGLYSTVQSYFPGNVAVLNNKLYQATFASQNASPDQSGSSWIENAVWNPTTAYLANSFAVVNGNLYQASFRSKGVAPDGSTNSWSEVASWNAAPQAPYQVGDQVNYAGSLYKSKAVQSGIDPNSNANGWTLIPTYQTSATYSVGAYVSHNGVVYQAKFLMFFSVPPTGAANDPFWQSVLPVASMALYNPATLYDSGQFVQFDPGTGLLPYLSNARTQGVQPNEAGPLWELISVVNLYNDTTEYQTGNTVRIFQGIPASNRFFVATQNVIGDHPLNLSFPWQNISALVTEYSISLFYATSSLVKVTAGAGNVRFFRAIESSLGDHPTDTISVWADISSGVLTWTANVEYLKDAKIKVVTPQATRFFVALQSNKGADPTGATNPWVEDSNAVPDYSAALQYQVDDKVKVPVSGNPGFFKFFKSTGITLGSDPSVNSPIWVVEATSPVSWVSSGAYVHKTLVSEDNVFYQANIKTTGIRPSSGEKIWKKLAPSDYSSFNILPYDPKRSFINGDYSVYGGTIYQVNNSSGILPAELSPDLNPSWEKKSTLAEYDARQEYPVDTFVRFRGRIYRTQALTRGIPPNSDLLIWEKIDLATIGVYDPQEVYVMGDYVQSGASVFRANAGISGTPPPELEPEDEPWVQITTYQPGKGYDIGDHVWIGGAIYKSELPANQSKPGSGTGWTEITEILNYDSAVAYDAGAVVYDLGRYFVSLTQTTGHTPGQNFLLWEEVIRIAAFNGIERFLPGEYVQYGRNIYRALTTVVGDDPENSPELWQIIGAIPVYNNEKPYFQYSHVLSGGKVYMAMRNTKGLSPEADTAHAVWRQVLYSYPYKFFREPKVYKFDLGVTVAGIQNLILENDDGTIAPGKPFSPFGSAPKVGGNFYIGSHEVFSKAPSTVNIQLEWGDLPLTGDKLDFSTHYANYNDALFSQDSDNTGNTGNTATAVSPVDSNSYFKAGVNLLLNGNWRTFGEPNSPITLPSGPLALFSENAATPEDLDQLRNFHSQQVDIAVAFDRLNVKRDPLLAPFTAFRNGMARGFLQLRLLKDFFHADYPRFVAKSAMERKSQLLPNEPYTPLINRISLSYSASETINFFVKSSADFPNRVEQFFHIHPFGHVEFFPVDESPSDQVFASPLLVPVFEAKVLNPEDIIPPTADHQYIDATGNLFIGIRNLDLPQNLHILFQVAEGSEDPAHSGQRVAWSYLSHNRWKDLDNSRILGDTTNHLLTSGIVKFSLPDDMTNSNTLLPGGGLFWIRGSIINYADGIAKGLKILPQALLAGYRKQPENDPRHLATVLPSESITSLINRQAAISEVLQPFPSFGGRLAETDEQFYVRVSERLRHKNRGITIWDYERLVLEQFPQIYKVKCINHGKPGNELAAGYVHLVVIPDLRNQNAVNRQRPAVSVNLRNEIRNFLKTRVSDFTEVIVESPVYEEVRVKANVKFARGKDIGFYSGQIVKDIIRFMAPWLYDPETRISFTNEITPSGILNFLDEQQYVDYVTDFRLEYRKNTDDPWAKVTGDVVAASTASSLLVPAPALLHEIHPIEDEKCQITTSF, encoded by the coding sequence ATGAACAAGATTAGTTCAACCTATAAAAATCCGCTCAGACGAGATGGCACCAGCCAGGACCAGCGACTGCTGGATGGCCTTCGTGCTGACTTTGTGCGTGTGGACGAAAAGGAAATTCAGGATTGGCTCTTATACACCCGTCAATATGCCGGGCTGGTGCAATATTATAATACCCAAAATCAGCCTGAGGGAAATTGGCAGACATTTATCGAAAATGATATCAGTACCCTCGTGGCTATGGTTTCTTCGACGGGGGCTGAAGCTTATCGAAGCCGGTTTGAAACCCAGGTGAAAGCTGCGGAAAAATCGGTAAACCAACCCGATGATAGTGCAAAAGCATTTGCAGGGATTCTTGTTTCCCTGTTTGAAATTGCCCAAACCCTCAATCTATGGTACCAGAAATCCATTCCTGGGCTCAGCCTGCACAAAACACTCGATCGTCAGATTCAATCAAGGCTTGAGTATGCATTTGCCGAAACCCTCCAGTGGTTAATACAGGGGAGAAGTCTGGGACTTCCGATGAAAGCTGCCGGATTACCGGATGTAAACCTCGACAGGCTTACGCGTACCTGGCCCAATGGGGATCTTCCTGTGGAAGAAAAACCCTTCCTCTGGGGTATTCCTGAAACCAAACGCCAGATATACCGCGAAACGGCAAAACTCGAAGGTCTTTTTCGGAGGTTTTATGAGGTAATGGCGGCAATGATCCATCAGGCGCCGGAGTTTTTGGAAGAAACTTTTGCCGCATATCCTGAACATCAACCGCATATGGCACTTTTCCTGGCTTTTCTCAATCTGATGAAGATTGCCCGGGATCATATGAACAGCCTGACAAAACGCCATCTCGATTTTTATTTTAAAGAAGTACTTCAACTCAAAAACCGTCCTGAAGATCCGGATGAAGTTCATCTCATCTTTACACTGGCAAATAATTTTAACAGTCATCTGATCCCGGAAAATACCACCTTTGATGCGGGGGCAGACGATAATGGCGCAGACCGGATCTATGCTGCAAATGAAGAAGTTGTCGTAAACCGCGCCATAATCGATCCGGAAGTTGGGTTGAGAACCCTGTTTATCCGCAAAAATTTCGATCCGCCAATAGAGGTTTCCACAAATCCGGGAGAGGCAGTTGCTGAATTTACCATCGAAAATATCTATGCTGCACCCGATGCAGACTCTTCCAATGGCCTGGGCGGCGTTTTGCCCGCAGATTTTCCCACCTGGGAATTAATGGGAAGTGAAAATATGCCTTTTGCCGAAACAGGCTTTGCGATCGCCTCGCCTATGCTTTTGCTCGGGGAAGGAACTCGCACCATCCGTATGGTCTTTCAGTTCCGCAATCTGGCCGCTACCGTTGCCAAATACGGGCGATCCCGTATCAAAAGTGAGTTGGGCAACAATGTGAAAATATATCTTTCAGGAGAAAAAGACTGGGTGGTTGTCGAAAATCGGGTCGTAGATATTCTCACAGATATTCCTTTTCTTTCTGAATCAGCCGGTTCGGAAGAAACGCTGGGAGAAGTGATATTCGAACTTTCACTGGGGGTTGATGTTCCTGCAATTGTTCCCTATTCTGAGGAAATTCATCAACGCGGACTGGAGGCCCGTTTCCCTGTAGCTTTATTTATTTTTGACAACCGGGGACTCTCAACCTTGGGCGATCTGGACCTCAACTTAAGAGGCGGAGTGGCGGTTTATGCTTCGGATGCAGAGTATCTCAAAGGCGAATTTATCTCTTTTGATAACGCAATATTTAAGGCAAATGCAGATGTGATTGGCATTCCGCCCGGCGATGCCAATGCGTATCTCTGGAGTAAAATCAATATTGATGCGCCCGATCCCTGGCAGGTGAGAAATCGCTCAACAGACGCGCCCTATATGCCCGGTGATGTTGTCTCTTATGGCCCGGAAAAATATCGCACAAATGCCAAAGTATGGGACCTGAATCCCACCATTCAGGTGAAAATCTGGGAATCTGGCCCTTTGGGAAATATCGGATTTGACCCCGCCAAAACTTATATCGCCAGGGAGTATGTCAGTTTTGAAAACTGGCTATATCAGGCTAAAGTACTCGTTCCGGCCATCGCACCTTCGCTCTCTCCTTCATGGAGAAAGACGCCCGATTATGTGGCAAACAATACGCCTTTGGTCAAAGGGGAAATCAATTTTTTGCCTTCTGCTTCTGCCTATTTTGTGTTGTTGGCTGATGAAGCTTCGGGAATTGAGCCGGGCTCCGCAGCTGATATTTTGATCTGGCAACAAATAAAAGCTTACGAAAACGCTCCTGCTCAATTATATAAAAAGGATGATGTCATCCTGGTGGAAGGGCCTAAGTTCTACCGGGCACGGGCCGGGTCAAAAGGCATTGCTCCGGGTTCAAATTCCAATGGTTGGGGGCCTATGGATGGGTATGTCTCCGGGACAAGCTATCAGCCAAACGATACGGTCGTCTTTAAAGATAAATTGTATAAGGCAACTGTGGCCAATCAGGGCGTTTCTCCTGAAGGAATTTCGGGCGTTTGGGCAGAGGCTGGTTTGTATAGCACCGTGCAGTCCTATTTTCCCGGCAATGTTGCGGTATTAAATAATAAACTGTACCAGGCCACTTTTGCATCGCAGAATGCTTCTCCGGATCAATCGGGATCTTCCTGGATTGAAAACGCTGTGTGGAATCCGACAACTGCCTACCTTGCTAATTCATTTGCGGTTGTAAATGGAAATTTGTACCAGGCCAGTTTCCGCTCAAAAGGGGTTGCCCCTGATGGCAGCACCAATTCATGGAGTGAAGTCGCCAGTTGGAATGCTGCCCCTCAGGCACCTTATCAGGTAGGCGATCAGGTCAATTATGCCGGATCATTGTACAAGTCAAAGGCCGTGCAGTCTGGTATTGACCCGAATTCCAATGCCAATGGATGGACATTAATCCCGACTTATCAGACAAGTGCCACTTACTCTGTGGGTGCATACGTAAGTCACAATGGGGTTGTGTACCAGGCAAAATTCTTAATGTTTTTTTCTGTTCCTCCCACAGGCGCAGCCAACGATCCCTTCTGGCAAAGTGTCCTCCCCGTGGCATCCATGGCGCTGTACAATCCTGCCACTTTATATGATTCCGGGCAATTTGTTCAATTTGATCCCGGCACCGGACTGCTCCCTTACCTTTCCAATGCAAGAACGCAAGGGGTACAACCCAATGAAGCCGGTCCGTTGTGGGAGCTCATTTCGGTCGTCAACCTTTACAACGACACTACCGAATATCAGACTGGAAATACGGTGCGTATCTTTCAGGGGATTCCTGCCAGCAATCGCTTTTTTGTCGCCACTCAAAATGTCATCGGCGATCATCCGTTGAACCTGAGTTTTCCCTGGCAAAATATTTCTGCTTTGGTGACAGAGTATTCGATTTCGCTTTTCTACGCAACATCTAGTCTGGTTAAGGTTACGGCAGGCGCGGGAAATGTTCGCTTTTTCCGGGCAATAGAATCCAGCCTGGGCGATCATCCTACCGATACGATCAGTGTATGGGCCGATATTAGCTCCGGCGTGTTGACCTGGACAGCGAATGTAGAATATCTGAAGGATGCTAAAATCAAAGTAGTCACCCCGCAGGCGACGCGCTTTTTTGTCGCGCTTCAAAGCAATAAAGGGGCTGATCCCACCGGCGCCACTAATCCCTGGGTGGAAGATTCAAACGCTGTTCCGGACTATAGTGCTGCGTTACAATACCAGGTTGATGATAAGGTAAAAGTGCCTGTTTCGGGCAATCCGGGCTTTTTTAAGTTTTTCAAATCGACAGGAATTACTCTGGGATCCGATCCTTCTGTCAATTCGCCGATTTGGGTAGTTGAAGCTACCTCGCCTGTAAGCTGGGTCAGCTCGGGGGCTTATGTTCACAAAACATTGGTCTCTGAAGACAATGTATTTTATCAGGCTAATATCAAAACTACAGGAATCAGACCTTCTTCCGGGGAGAAAATCTGGAAAAAATTAGCCCCTTCTGATTACAGTTCGTTTAATATTTTGCCTTACGATCCCAAACGCTCATTTATCAATGGGGATTACAGCGTGTATGGCGGAACGATTTACCAGGTAAATAATTCTTCGGGTATTTTACCGGCAGAGCTTTCGCCCGATCTCAATCCTTCCTGGGAGAAAAAATCAACGCTGGCAGAATACGATGCGCGCCAGGAATATCCGGTGGACACCTTTGTCCGATTCCGCGGGCGTATATACCGCACACAGGCACTGACGCGGGGGATCCCGCCTAATTCTGACCTTCTCATCTGGGAGAAAATCGATCTGGCCACGATTGGGGTTTACGATCCGCAGGAAGTATATGTAATGGGGGATTATGTTCAGTCAGGCGCATCCGTTTTTCGCGCCAATGCGGGTATTTCGGGTACGCCTCCCCCTGAGTTAGAACCCGAAGACGAGCCGTGGGTTCAAATTACCACCTATCAGCCGGGAAAAGGCTATGATATCGGCGACCACGTTTGGATAGGGGGCGCCATCTATAAATCAGAACTACCCGCCAACCAAAGCAAACCGGGCTCCGGGACCGGTTGGACAGAGATTACAGAGATTTTAAATTATGACTCTGCCGTTGCTTATGATGCAGGTGCAGTTGTATATGATTTGGGGAGGTATTTTGTTTCCCTTACTCAAACTACCGGACACACACCCGGGCAAAATTTTCTGCTTTGGGAGGAGGTGATCCGAATTGCAGCATTTAATGGTATAGAGCGGTTCCTGCCGGGGGAATACGTTCAGTACGGGCGCAACATTTACCGGGCGCTTACAACCGTCGTGGGGGATGACCCCGAAAACTCACCTGAGCTCTGGCAGATTATCGGCGCGATTCCGGTGTATAATAATGAGAAGCCCTATTTCCAGTATAGCCATGTTCTTTCCGGGGGCAAGGTGTATATGGCGATGAGAAATACCAAAGGGTTGTCCCCTGAAGCTGATACCGCTCATGCAGTCTGGCGGCAAGTGTTGTATAGCTATCCTTACAAATTTTTCCGCGAACCCAAAGTCTATAAATTTGATCTGGGGGTAACCGTTGCCGGAATTCAAAACCTGATTCTTGAAAATGACGATGGCACAATTGCTCCGGGCAAACCGTTTTCCCCTTTTGGTTCTGCTCCCAAAGTAGGCGGCAATTTCTACATCGGTAGTCATGAGGTGTTTTCCAAAGCGCCCTCCACCGTAAATATTCAGTTGGAATGGGGCGATTTGCCTTTAACCGGTGATAAGCTGGATTTCTCTACCCATTATGCCAACTACAACGACGCCCTATTCAGCCAGGATTCTGATAATACCGGGAATACGGGGAATACAGCAACGGCTGTCTCTCCGGTTGACTCCAATAGCTATTTTAAGGCCGGGGTAAATCTGCTGCTTAATGGAAACTGGCGAACATTTGGCGAACCCAATTCTCCGATTACTCTTCCTTCCGGGCCATTGGCTTTGTTTTCTGAAAATGCTGCTACTCCGGAAGATCTCGATCAGTTGCGCAATTTTCACTCCCAACAAGTCGATATTGCGGTTGCATTTGACCGGCTGAATGTAAAACGCGATCCTTTACTTGCACCCTTTACTGCTTTCCGGAATGGAATGGCACGGGGCTTCCTGCAGTTGCGACTTTTGAAAGACTTTTTCCATGCGGATTACCCGCGGTTTGTCGCAAAATCTGCGATGGAGCGAAAATCTCAGCTGTTACCCAATGAGCCCTATACGCCGCTAATTAACCGGATTTCTCTCAGCTATTCTGCTTCGGAGACTATTAACTTTTTCGTAAAATCTTCTGCAGATTTTCCAAACCGCGTAGAGCAGTTCTTCCATATTCATCCTTTTGGCCATGTGGAGTTTTTTCCGGTGGACGAATCTCCCTCAGATCAGGTATTTGCCAGCCCGCTGCTCGTACCTGTCTTTGAGGCAAAAGTCCTGAACCCTGAAGATATCATTCCGCCAACTGCGGACCATCAGTACATTGATGCTACCGGTAATTTGTTTATCGGTATCCGAAATCTTGATCTGCCTCAAAATCTGCATATCTTGTTTCAGGTAGCCGAGGGAAGTGAAGACCCGGCGCATTCGGGGCAAAGGGTGGCCTGGTCGTACCTCTCCCATAACCGGTGGAAAGATCTCGACAATTCCCGTATTCTGGGTGATACAACCAATCATTTGCTGACATCTGGTATCGTGAAGTTTTCGCTGCCCGATGACATGACAAACAGCAATACGCTTCTGCCAGGTGGGGGGCTGTTTTGGATCAGGGGGAGTATTATCAACTACGCAGATGGTATTGCGAAAGGATTAAAAATTCTTCCCCAGGCACTGTTGGCAGGTTATCGAAAACAACCTGAGAATGATCCCCGGCATCTGGCGACCGTTTTGCCTTCGGAATCAATAACCAGTCTGATCAACCGACAGGCAGCGATTAGTGAAGTGTTGCAACCTTTCCCGTCTTTTGGCGGGAGACTGGCCGAAACAGACGAGCAGTTTTACGTGAGAGTAAGTGAGCGTCTGCGCCACAAAAACCGGGGAATTACGATTTGGGATTATGAACGGCTGGTATTAGAGCAGTTTCCCCAGATCTATAAAGTCAAATGTATCAATCACGGCAAACCTGGAAACGAACTGGCGGCAGGTTATGTGCATCTGGTGGTCATTCCCGATTTGCGCAATCAAAATGCTGTCAACCGGCAAAGACCCGCTGTAAGTGTCAACCTTCGAAACGAAATCCGCAATTTCCTCAAGACCCGCGTCTCTGATTTTACCGAAGTGATTGTCGAATCGCCGGTTTATGAAGAAGTACGGGTAAAAGCCAATGTGAAATTCGCCAGGGGAAAAGATATTGGGTTTTATTCTGGACAGATTGTCAAAGACATTATTCGATTTATGGCGCCGTGGCTGTACGATCCGGAGACCCGCATTTCATTTACCAACGAAATTACGCCGTCGGGTATACTCAATTTCTTAGACGAGCAGCAATATGTGGACTATGTAACCGACTTCCGGCTGGAATACCGGAAAAACACAGATGATCCATGGGCAAAAGTAACGGGTGATGTTGTGGCCGCTTCGACCGCTTCGTCATTGCTTGTTCCCGCCCCTGCATTATTGCATGAGATTCACCCCATAGAAGATGAAAAATGTCAGATAACAACCTCTTTCTAA
- a CDS encoding contractile injection system tape measure protein, producing the protein MSGQKHIIGKQVIELQVPSGGDTFALQQEVSFVFRNEVLPRLEAMFDRMVDADTVIRLDLLEVDLGRLDPQRLAASLMEQILPKVEQALREQINSLSATASAKNQGTFKIPHSLTESLLYFLENGFFPWWGNKESWGEWEIALADTIAKNPDSAQKVLNLLRKNPRARDRFLWQFGAKMQATLTAYTGNLPDVIEGREAEWLEFFSQLGKANHWDKHDIPFVFHQSVQVLRYSLETSQIPESRAVHLLVRIFSGQLKIPYRELLKQMLEFLLEGKPVSVFGESVLQPVLLQLWEQTGKKPLSGKIQTKDSPTPESETPANKKRIQPEKEDFADENEFDKDAENQPEKPLEPGTGIFIENAGLVLLHPFLANYFTALNLIQNGHFVNEESRHRAIHLIQYLASGKTETPEHDLSLNKLLCGLPLSIPVTRGVEITEPESVESETLLQAVIGHWKALKNTSPDGLRYNFLMREGKLTFTENGWSLAVEQKTQDILLGKLPWGISRIKLSWMPDLLRVDWA; encoded by the coding sequence ATGTCAGGGCAGAAACACATAATTGGAAAACAGGTTATTGAACTACAGGTTCCTTCGGGAGGGGATACATTTGCCCTTCAGCAGGAAGTGAGTTTTGTTTTCCGGAATGAGGTTTTACCCAGACTCGAAGCGATGTTTGACCGCATGGTAGATGCGGATACGGTTATTCGCCTGGATTTACTGGAAGTGGATTTGGGGCGACTGGATCCCCAGCGGCTGGCGGCCTCATTGATGGAGCAAATTCTCCCGAAAGTGGAGCAGGCGCTTCGTGAACAAATCAATAGCCTTTCAGCAACCGCCTCTGCCAAAAACCAGGGCACATTTAAGATTCCTCACAGTCTGACAGAAAGCCTGCTGTATTTTCTTGAAAACGGTTTTTTCCCCTGGTGGGGGAATAAGGAAAGTTGGGGAGAGTGGGAAATTGCCCTGGCAGATACGATTGCGAAAAACCCGGATTCTGCACAAAAGGTTCTGAATTTGCTTCGCAAAAATCCCCGGGCGAGAGACCGGTTTCTGTGGCAGTTTGGCGCCAAAATGCAAGCAACGTTGACCGCTTATACGGGCAATTTGCCCGATGTCATAGAAGGCCGGGAAGCAGAATGGCTGGAATTTTTTAGCCAATTGGGGAAAGCCAATCATTGGGACAAACACGACATTCCTTTTGTATTTCACCAGTCAGTTCAAGTGTTGAGATACAGCCTGGAAACAAGCCAGATTCCGGAAAGCCGGGCTGTTCATCTGCTGGTTCGCATTTTTTCCGGTCAGTTGAAAATCCCTTACCGCGAACTGCTGAAACAAATGCTGGAATTTTTGCTGGAAGGGAAACCCGTTTCTGTTTTTGGAGAATCCGTCTTACAGCCCGTACTTCTGCAACTCTGGGAACAAACCGGAAAAAAACCATTGTCCGGAAAGATTCAGACCAAAGATTCTCCCACACCTGAGTCAGAAACTCCTGCCAATAAAAAGCGCATTCAACCGGAAAAAGAAGATTTTGCAGACGAAAATGAGTTTGATAAAGATGCGGAAAATCAACCCGAAAAACCATTGGAGCCCGGGACAGGAATATTTATCGAAAATGCCGGATTGGTACTGCTCCACCCATTTCTCGCTAACTATTTCACAGCGTTAAATCTGATACAAAACGGCCATTTTGTCAATGAAGAAAGCAGACACCGGGCGATTCACCTGATACAATATCTGGCATCAGGAAAAACCGAAACGCCGGAACACGACCTGAGTCTGAATAAACTTTTATGCGGATTGCCGTTATCAATTCCCGTAACACGGGGAGTTGAAATTACGGAACCCGAATCTGTTGAGTCAGAAACCCTGCTTCAGGCGGTAATTGGCCATTGGAAGGCATTAAAAAATACCAGTCCCGATGGCTTGCGGTACAATTTCCTCATGCGGGAAGGTAAGCTTACTTTTACCGAAAATGGCTGGTCACTGGCCGTCGAACAAAAAACGCAAGATATACTGCTGGGCAAGCTGCCCTGGGGAATCAGCCGGATTAAACTTTCATGGATGCCCGATTTACTTCGGGTGGACTGGGCATAA
- a CDS encoding L,D-transpeptidase, with amino-acid sequence MRSRENIQSSGNRVAAAKPFFNKGPEGGFFFKEKVSFTDGMIQPYRNKSAFNFGKADGGGMVEDSFNKSDKEKKPWIQNITITFTGKKKDADGNDTWNGTVDVSYYPNAVALSGFSFAISGGSVQVGNTDAGTFTVHRIEGISYNSGKYSDLTDGVGPGKRYTKNLGPANMHFAVFYNGGEAIHLGPLGDSSHGCVHVDPGDAIKMRQINYHSVIGRTKVKVVYA; translated from the coding sequence ATGAGAAGCAGAGAGAACATACAATCAAGTGGAAATAGGGTTGCTGCTGCAAAACCCTTTTTCAATAAAGGCCCTGAAGGCGGATTTTTTTTCAAAGAAAAAGTCAGCTTTACTGATGGTATGATTCAGCCATACCGAAATAAATCTGCATTCAACTTTGGAAAAGCGGATGGCGGCGGAATGGTCGAAGACAGCTTTAATAAATCAGATAAAGAGAAGAAACCCTGGATTCAAAATATTACCATCACATTTACCGGAAAGAAAAAAGATGCAGACGGAAATGATACCTGGAACGGAACGGTTGATGTCAGCTATTATCCCAATGCAGTAGCGTTATCCGGTTTTAGTTTTGCCATTTCCGGAGGTTCTGTACAGGTCGGCAATACTGATGCGGGAACCTTTACGGTACATCGGATAGAAGGAATTTCTTATAACAGCGGGAAATACTCGGATCTGACCGACGGCGTAGGTCCCGGCAAACGATACACCAAAAATCTGGGCCCGGCCAATATGCACTTTGCTGTGTTTTACAACGGCGGTGAAGCAATTCACCTGGGGCCATTGGGTGATTCCTCACACGGCTGTGTGCATGTAGATCCGGGCGACGCCATCAAAATGCGGCAGATCAACTACCACTCCGTGATTGGAAGAACAAAGGTGAAAGTCGTATATGCTTAA
- a CDS encoding DUF4157 domain-containing protein, with the protein MKSEKQGISSGSQKSSQPFFHKSGNGSFFSPETIQRKLTIGQPNDKYEQEADAMAEKVVSRSTASTPSIQQQCAECEKEKQILPMLQREPLPEEEELQMKPEIMRQENDLLQASPDLESKLSSTKGGGQALSPSVQAEMNSSFGADFSGVRVHSNTNAAQMSQSIQAQAFTNGSDIYFNHGKYNPESSEGKKLLAHELTHTVQQGAVK; encoded by the coding sequence ATGAAATCAGAGAAACAAGGCATTTCCTCCGGCAGTCAAAAATCCTCCCAACCCTTCTTTCACAAGTCGGGCAATGGGTCCTTTTTTTCTCCGGAAACCATTCAGCGAAAACTTACCATTGGTCAACCCAATGATAAGTATGAGCAGGAGGCAGATGCAATGGCAGAAAAAGTAGTTTCCCGGTCAACAGCTTCTACGCCCAGTATTCAACAACAATGCGCCGAATGTGAGAAAGAGAAGCAAATACTCCCTATGCTCCAGCGGGAACCCCTGCCGGAAGAAGAAGAACTTCAGATGAAGCCGGAAATCATGCGGCAGGAAAATGATTTGTTGCAGGCAAGCCCAGACCTTGAGTCAAAACTCAGTTCGACCAAAGGCGGCGGTCAGGCCCTTTCCCCATCTGTACAGGCAGAAATGAATTCCTCATTTGGTGCCGATTTCAGCGGCGTGCGGGTTCATTCAAATACGAATGCAGCTCAGATGAGCCAGAGTATTCAGGCACAGGCATTTACAAATGGTAGTGATATTTATTTCAATCATGGAAAATACAATCCAGAAAGCAGTGAGGGCAAGAAATTGCTGGCGCATGAACTTACGCATACTGTTCAGCAGGGAGCTGTAAAATAA
- a CDS encoding ParA family protein, which yields MITLSIAIQKGGSGKTTTAINLAAGLRQLGKSVLLLDLDPQANMTQALGFEDPSPNLYDLLHQEFDGEEADIDASILFSGDLPLIPASLDLAGIELELVSVYNREKVLKTMLQPLEDKYDFLIIDCPPAINLLTINALNASNYVLMPLQAEFLPLRGVHSFMKTFQKVRKQLNPELAILGFVFTRYDQRKSMNRNVMDQLNAEYGNLVFETYIRTNISLAQAQEWGQDIFRFDNTSNGAFDYMQLSQEVLLKLNK from the coding sequence ATGATCACACTCTCCATAGCTATACAGAAAGGTGGTTCGGGCAAAACCACTACTGCCATCAACCTTGCGGCCGGCCTCCGGCAACTGGGCAAATCTGTATTGCTCCTTGATCTTGACCCCCAGGCTAATATGACCCAGGCGCTGGGCTTTGAAGATCCTTCCCCCAATCTCTACGACCTTCTGCATCAGGAGTTTGATGGAGAAGAAGCGGATATTGATGCATCGATTCTGTTTTCAGGTGATCTTCCCCTGATTCCCGCATCGCTGGATCTTGCCGGAATAGAACTGGAACTTGTCAGCGTTTACAACCGGGAAAAGGTTCTGAAAACGATGCTTCAGCCCCTTGAAGATAAATATGACTTTCTCATTATCGATTGCCCTCCGGCGATTAATCTGCTGACCATCAATGCGCTAAACGCCAGCAACTATGTCCTTATGCCCCTTCAGGCTGAATTTTTGCCGCTACGGGGCGTGCATAGTTTTATGAAAACTTTTCAAAAAGTGCGCAAACAGCTCAACCCTGAGTTAGCGATTCTGGGGTTTGTGTTTACCCGCTATGACCAGCGAAAGTCGATGAACCGAAATGTCATGGATCAACTAAACGCTGAATACGGAAACCTTGTCTTCGAAACCTATATCCGCACCAATATCAGCCTGGCTCAGGCTCAGGAGTGGGGGCAGGATATTTTCCGTTTTGACAATACCTCCAACGGTGCTTTTGACTATATGCAACTTTCTCAGGAAGTGTTGCTCAAGCTTAATAAATAA